In Sphingobacterium zeae, one genomic interval encodes:
- a CDS encoding ParA family protein, whose translation MGKVIAIANQKGGVGKTTTSINLAASLAVLEYKTLLVDADPQANSTSGIGFDPRTITASVYECLVNDLDPREAIQSTETPNLDLLPAHIDLVGAEIEMINMHEREYKMKKILDQVKHDYDFIIIDCSPSLGLITINALSASDSVIIPVQCEYFALEGLGKLLNTIKIVQNRLNTSLEIEGILLTMYDVRLRLSNQVVEEVKTHFTDLVFDTIIQRNTRLSEAPSFGISVIMHDASCKGAINYLNLAREILQKNGHLSEMNKTVTA comes from the coding sequence ATGGGAAAAGTAATTGCAATCGCAAATCAAAAGGGTGGGGTCGGAAAAACCACAACGTCAATCAATTTGGCGGCAAGTTTGGCGGTTTTAGAATATAAAACATTGTTAGTGGATGCAGATCCTCAAGCAAACTCTACTTCTGGGATTGGCTTTGACCCTCGTACAATCACCGCAAGTGTATATGAATGTTTGGTAAATGATTTGGACCCCCGGGAGGCGATCCAATCGACAGAAACGCCAAATTTAGACCTTTTGCCTGCTCATATCGATTTGGTTGGGGCAGAAATTGAGATGATCAATATGCATGAAAGGGAGTACAAGATGAAAAAAATCTTGGATCAGGTGAAACATGATTATGATTTTATTATCATTGACTGTTCGCCTTCTTTGGGCTTAATTACAATCAATGCACTGTCTGCTTCGGACTCCGTCATCATTCCTGTACAATGCGAATACTTTGCTTTAGAGGGTCTTGGTAAATTATTAAACACGATTAAGATCGTTCAAAATCGTTTAAATACGAGCTTGGAGATTGAAGGGATTTTGTTGACTATGTACGATGTCCGTTTGCGGCTGTCGAATCAGGTGGTCGAGGAAGTGAAAACACATTTCACCGATTTAGTTTTTGATACGATTATCCAGCGGAATACCCGTTTGAGCGAAGCTCCAAGTTTTGGAATTTCTGTTATCATGCATGATGCGTCCTGTAAAGGGGCAATCAATTATTTGAATTTGGCGCGTGAGATCTTACAGAAAAACGGGCATCTTAGTGAAATGAATAAAACAGTAACCGCATAA
- the cdaA gene encoding diadenylate cyclase CdaA, with protein MDGIDYSLFSGFRLLDVIDIILVAIIIYYIYSLIRGTIAVNILIGVALFYGVYIVVKQMHMRLLTEIFGGFISVGSIALIVVFQQEIRRFLLHVGKNISMKRKKVFWSFIGNKKAIQKDLTDDLRPVIEACRSMSRTRTGALLVFSKYFDEEYYQSSGEYIDAHISKRLIESIFHKNSPLHDGAVVIVDFKIMTASCVLPLSDSEDLPLQFGLRHRAAIGVTEVSDAIAVIVSEETGEISFAKDGNVNMNVSPEELEQLLKDEL; from the coding sequence ATGGATGGAATCGACTATAGCCTATTTAGCGGCTTTCGCCTCTTGGACGTTATTGATATTATATTGGTAGCGATTATTATCTACTATATTTATAGTTTGATTAGGGGTACCATTGCTGTTAATATTCTAATTGGTGTCGCATTGTTTTATGGCGTTTATATTGTCGTCAAGCAGATGCATATGCGTTTGCTGACAGAAATATTCGGCGGTTTTATATCGGTGGGTTCGATTGCGTTGATTGTCGTATTCCAGCAAGAAATCAGGCGGTTTTTATTGCATGTTGGGAAGAATATATCGATGAAGCGAAAAAAGGTTTTTTGGTCGTTTATCGGGAATAAGAAGGCTATACAAAAGGATTTGACGGATGATTTAAGACCTGTAATTGAAGCCTGCAGAAGTATGTCACGTACGCGCACCGGGGCATTGTTGGTTTTTTCAAAATATTTTGATGAGGAGTATTACCAGAGTAGTGGTGAATATATCGATGCTCATATTTCCAAGCGTTTAATTGAAAGTATTTTTCATAAAAATAGTCCCTTGCATGATGGTGCGGTCGTTATTGTCGATTTTAAGATTATGACAGCATCATGTGTATTGCCTTTGTCGGATAGTGAGGATCTGCCCTTGCAATTTGGATTAAGGCATCGCGCGGCAATTGGAGTAACGGAAGTCTCCGACGCTATTGCTGTTATTGTTTCAGAAGAGACTGGCGAGATCTCTTTTGCGAAAGATGGAAATGTCAATATGAACGTCTCGCCGGAAGAACTTGAGCAGCTACTGAAAGATGAGTTGTAA
- the lepB gene encoding signal peptidase I has product MGLIIFAVLTTISGYGLWQLFVKAGRKGWEAIVPFYSQYIQAKLMGKPLWWVILLLVPIVNVFIFYNLYLDFIHCFGKRRFWENAAAVLVPFIVLPMWAKDNNVRFLNGLYAKNLKAASQEGIVMTEEKRAEIALESYKEYKIKYPYKKSMVREWADAIVFATVAASLIRGFLIEAYMIPTGSMERTLLVGDFLFVSKLNYGPRIPNTPIAFPFAHHTMPITGGKAYSELIELPYKRLPGFQKIERNDVVVFNFPAGDTVALENQNASYYDLVRAYGWQTVNSQFTIQARPIDKRENYIKRCVGLPGDKISMKDAKLFVNDQPGFDPPESQLDYLVLTDGTPLNMERLKELRIEAIGGDQQPGVYQLFMTQDELAIVKSWSNVKEIRRNPVGEGAYPYDPQYKWNFDNFGPILIPKKGWSVALNEQTLPIYERAIRVYENNKLEKRSDGIYINDVRADHYTFKMDYFWMMGDNRHNSLDSRGWGFVPEDHIVGKALFTWMSWDDIGTGLSKIRWNRIFKGIH; this is encoded by the coding sequence ATGGGCTTAATTATATTTGCGGTTTTAACAACAATATCAGGATATGGGTTGTGGCAATTGTTTGTTAAAGCTGGCAGAAAAGGCTGGGAAGCGATCGTTCCATTTTACAGCCAGTATATTCAGGCAAAATTGATGGGGAAACCGTTATGGTGGGTAATATTATTGCTTGTTCCAATTGTCAATGTCTTTATTTTCTATAATCTTTATCTTGATTTTATCCATTGTTTTGGGAAGCGTCGTTTTTGGGAAAATGCGGCTGCAGTTTTAGTGCCTTTTATTGTGCTGCCCATGTGGGCAAAGGATAATAATGTGCGTTTTTTAAACGGCCTGTACGCTAAAAATCTGAAAGCTGCTAGTCAGGAAGGCATTGTAATGACTGAAGAGAAGCGTGCCGAAATAGCCCTTGAATCGTATAAAGAGTATAAAATTAAATATCCATACAAAAAGTCCATGGTACGTGAATGGGCTGACGCTATCGTATTTGCCACTGTTGCAGCATCGCTTATTCGCGGTTTTCTGATCGAAGCTTATATGATCCCAACAGGATCTATGGAACGTACCTTGTTGGTCGGCGATTTCCTATTCGTCAGCAAGTTGAATTATGGGCCACGTATTCCTAATACGCCGATTGCTTTTCCTTTTGCGCATCACACCATGCCCATCACAGGAGGGAAAGCATATTCTGAATTGATCGAACTCCCTTATAAACGTCTGCCTGGATTTCAAAAGATTGAGCGCAATGATGTGGTCGTCTTTAATTTTCCTGCTGGTGACACTGTCGCGCTCGAAAACCAAAATGCAAGTTACTATGATCTTGTTCGAGCGTACGGCTGGCAGACTGTGAATTCGCAGTTTACGATTCAGGCAAGGCCGATTGATAAGCGTGAGAACTATATTAAGCGTTGTGTGGGATTGCCAGGGGATAAGATTTCCATGAAGGATGCCAAGCTTTTTGTAAATGATCAACCGGGATTTGATCCTCCTGAAAGTCAATTGGACTATCTGGTATTAACGGATGGCACTCCATTAAATATGGAAAGGTTAAAGGAGTTGAGAATTGAAGCAATAGGTGGCGATCAGCAACCTGGAGTCTATCAGTTGTTCATGACTCAAGATGAGCTGGCCATTGTGAAATCCTGGTCGAATGTCAAAGAGATTCGAAGGAATCCAGTTGGAGAAGGTGCTTATCCGTACGATCCACAATACAAATGGAATTTTGATAACTTTGGACCGATTTTAATCCCGAAAAAAGGTTGGTCGGTTGCTTTAAATGAGCAGACTTTACCCATCTATGAAAGAGCTATCCGTGTGTATGAGAACAATAAGCTTGAAAAGCGCTCGGATGGAATCTATATCAATGATGTCAGAGCAGATCACTATACATTTAAAATGGATTACTTTTGGATGATGGGGGATAATCGCCATAATTCCTTGGATTCAAGAGGTTGGGGATTTGTTCCCGAGGACCATATTGTTGGAAAGGCTTTATTTACCTGGATGAGCTGGGACGATATTGGCACAGGACTCTCGAAAATTCGTTGGAATCGAATCTTTAAGGGCATTCATTAA
- the dapB gene encoding 4-hydroxy-tetrahydrodipicolinate reductase — translation MNIILLGYGKMGQIIERYALKRGHQIFLVVDEHNRPNLTADDIRGADVAIDFSVPSAALDNMNLCLEAGVPIVVGTTGWYDQLEDVKAKCLAFGGSILYGSNFSIGVNVFFHINRMLAKALQPYKQYDVQVEEIHHIHKLDAPSGTAITIAEGILESSDVKTNWVNTVVGEQDEIIPKPQELLIESHRIEEVPGTHTVLYSSEVDQIEFKHTAHSRDGFALGAVVAAEWLNGKKGFYQVTEIFDFNK, via the coding sequence ATGAACATCATTCTCTTGGGATATGGCAAAATGGGGCAGATTATCGAAAGATACGCATTAAAAAGAGGCCATCAAATTTTTTTAGTTGTGGATGAACATAATCGTCCTAACCTGACTGCTGATGATATAAGAGGAGCTGATGTCGCGATAGACTTTAGTGTGCCTTCTGCAGCATTGGATAATATGAATCTTTGTCTGGAAGCAGGTGTACCTATTGTGGTAGGGACAACGGGATGGTATGATCAATTGGAAGATGTTAAGGCGAAGTGTCTGGCGTTTGGAGGTTCGATTTTGTATGGGTCTAACTTTTCTATCGGTGTGAACGTTTTTTTTCATATCAATCGCATGTTGGCAAAGGCATTACAACCCTACAAGCAATATGATGTTCAAGTCGAGGAAATTCACCATATTCACAAACTGGATGCGCCAAGCGGTACGGCAATTACCATTGCTGAAGGGATATTGGAGAGTAGTGATGTGAAGACCAACTGGGTGAATACTGTCGTTGGCGAGCAAGATGAAATTATTCCAAAGCCCCAAGAACTTTTGATCGAAAGTCATCGCATTGAAGAGGTTCCGGGAACACATACGGTACTTTATAGTTCGGAGGTTGACCAGATAGAATTTAAGCATACTGCACATAGCCGTGATGGCTTTGCTTTGGGTGCTGTTGTTGCCGCGGAATGGTTGAATGGTAAAAAAGGCTTTTATCAAGTTACAGAGATTTTTGATTTTAATAAATAG
- a CDS encoding ParB/RepB/Spo0J family partition protein encodes MAAHQRKTGLGRGLGALLNDSVEVPAKSNQQVEEAPQVTPTAVKTTNENGSISHVRVEEIAVNPFQPRTEFDPVALQELSESIRLQGLIQPITVRKISDGNYQLISGERRLRASRLAGITEIPAYIRTANDQQMLEMALIENIQRENLNAIEVALSFQRMIEECNLKQEELGERVSKNRSTVTNYLRLLKLPPVIQAAIRDGALTMGHARALINIPEVDKQLYIFKLIIDQGLSVRKAEELVRELQKGGKKKAAKDKAPMSFQLQKIEDDLASKFSSRVKLNLKSTKGKGAIEIPFESEDDLSRILELLDW; translated from the coding sequence ATGGCAGCACATCAGCGTAAAACAGGACTGGGAAGAGGTTTAGGTGCGCTATTAAACGATAGTGTAGAAGTTCCTGCTAAAAGTAATCAGCAAGTGGAAGAGGCTCCTCAAGTTACACCCACTGCTGTAAAAACAACGAATGAGAATGGCAGTATTAGCCATGTCCGTGTAGAGGAAATAGCTGTCAATCCTTTTCAACCGAGAACAGAATTTGACCCGGTTGCCTTACAGGAACTGTCGGAATCTATTCGTCTACAGGGTTTAATTCAACCCATCACCGTACGTAAAATTTCGGATGGTAATTATCAATTGATTTCTGGCGAGCGTCGTCTCCGTGCTTCACGTTTGGCAGGCATTACCGAAATTCCAGCATATATCCGTACAGCTAATGACCAGCAGATGCTGGAAATGGCCTTGATAGAAAATATCCAGCGGGAAAATCTAAATGCGATTGAAGTCGCCTTGAGTTTTCAACGCATGATTGAGGAGTGTAATTTGAAGCAGGAAGAGCTGGGAGAACGCGTAAGTAAAAACCGTTCTACTGTTACAAATTATCTTCGTTTATTGAAACTTCCGCCGGTCATTCAAGCGGCAATACGGGATGGAGCATTGACCATGGGACATGCTCGCGCATTGATTAATATTCCTGAAGTTGATAAGCAGCTTTATATTTTTAAGTTGATTATTGATCAAGGTTTATCTGTTCGTAAGGCCGAGGAATTGGTTCGTGAACTACAAAAAGGTGGTAAGAAAAAGGCTGCAAAGGATAAGGCTCCGATGTCTTTTCAACTGCAGAAAATTGAAGACGACCTGGCATCTAAATTTTCTTCGCGTGTCAAATTGAATCTCAAAAGTACCAAAGGGAAAGGTGCTATCGAGATCCCTTTTGAATCGGAAGATGATTTAAGTCGCATTCTAGAATTATTAGATTGGTAA
- a CDS encoding pyridoxine 5'-phosphate synthase, protein MTRLSVNINKIATLRNSRGGNNPNLVSAALACERFGAQGITVHPRPDERHIRYQDVFDLKAAIQTELNIEGNCQEQKFIDLVLANKPAQVTLVPDTEGQLTSNHGWDTIKNKAYLQDMCKLFKDAGIRVSIFVDPVEEMVEAAAETGTDRIELYTEGFATEYGFDKETAIKPYFKAALKAREVGLGLNAGHDLDLNNLQYFNQHIPELLEVSIGHALISDALYLGLEETIKRYLACLK, encoded by the coding sequence ATGACCAGACTTTCAGTAAATATCAATAAAATCGCAACGCTCAGAAATTCTAGAGGTGGGAATAATCCTAATCTAGTCTCAGCAGCATTAGCCTGTGAACGTTTTGGGGCTCAGGGAATCACTGTTCACCCCAGACCAGATGAAAGACATATCCGCTATCAGGATGTATTTGACTTAAAAGCAGCAATTCAGACTGAGCTGAATATTGAAGGAAATTGCCAGGAGCAGAAATTTATAGACCTTGTATTGGCCAATAAACCAGCACAGGTTACATTAGTGCCTGATACCGAAGGTCAATTAACCTCCAATCATGGCTGGGATACCATTAAGAACAAAGCCTACCTACAAGATATGTGCAAATTGTTCAAAGATGCCGGGATACGTGTTTCTATTTTCGTAGATCCTGTCGAAGAAATGGTAGAGGCTGCCGCAGAAACAGGAACAGATCGCATTGAACTTTATACAGAAGGATTTGCAACGGAGTATGGTTTCGATAAAGAAACTGCTATAAAGCCCTATTTCAAAGCAGCCTTAAAGGCGCGTGAAGTCGGATTAGGACTCAATGCAGGCCACGACCTGGACCTCAACAATCTGCAATATTTCAATCAGCATATTCCGGAATTGCTGGAAGTAAGCATAGGCCATGCACTTATCTCTGATGCGCTGTATTTAGGATTAGAGGAAACGATCAAACGTTACCTCGCCTGTTTGAAGTAG
- a CDS encoding NADPH-dependent FMN reductase, with translation MILIISGTNRPNSKTLKIAKCYKQILDRKSIESDIFSLEDLPANILETDLYGKRSTAFEPIQEKVSKAELFIFIAPEYNGSIPGALKLFIDCCTFPISFYHKKVALVGLSSGRYGNLRGIDHLTGICHYLRMHVLPLKIFIPGVHNELNDDGELFKEDTLQFINEQIDEMIRF, from the coding sequence ATGATTTTAATAATATCCGGAACAAACCGCCCCAATAGCAAGACGTTAAAAATAGCAAAGTGCTACAAGCAAATACTTGATCGTAAGTCAATTGAAAGTGACATTTTTTCGTTGGAAGATCTACCAGCAAACATTTTAGAGACAGATCTTTATGGCAAAAGAAGCACAGCATTCGAACCTATTCAAGAAAAGGTCAGTAAAGCTGAACTGTTTATCTTCATCGCACCAGAATACAACGGCAGTATACCCGGAGCACTCAAGCTTTTTATCGATTGCTGCACATTTCCGATTAGCTTTTATCACAAGAAAGTTGCATTGGTCGGACTATCTTCTGGACGCTATGGCAACCTCCGTGGAATCGATCACCTCACTGGGATATGCCACTATTTAAGAATGCATGTGCTTCCACTCAAGATTTTTATCCCCGGAGTTCATAATGAATTGAATGATGACGGAGAGTTATTCAAGGAAGATACACTGCAATTCATCAATGAGCAGATTGATGAAATGATCCGATTCTAA
- a CDS encoding DUF5683 domain-containing protein: MAKLISLIVAMFVLSIVHGQKVDSIAKKQVTPVKIDSIKQKAVQDTVKKESRKERKKREKEEAKAKEKVVFKDSTRLAIEAKNKQAWKRSLILPGWGQYTNGGVWWIKVPAIYGGLLTTVLVFDFNNRYYKELLGVLQDKALGRPIDPYYLNVSEQSIIRAKDNARRDRDLMVLLTLGVYGLNVAEAYIDSMLKYRWSIGDDKPKKTAFLIGPTLMDASLASGTYSFKPTVGLKLTMKFN, from the coding sequence ATGGCCAAGTTAATAAGCTTGATCGTTGCCATGTTTGTGCTATCAATAGTACATGGGCAGAAGGTGGATTCCATTGCGAAGAAACAAGTGACACCTGTAAAAATAGATAGCATAAAGCAAAAAGCGGTACAGGATACTGTAAAGAAAGAATCTAGGAAAGAACGTAAAAAGCGGGAGAAAGAGGAAGCTAAGGCAAAGGAGAAGGTGGTGTTTAAAGATTCAACCCGCCTGGCAATTGAAGCAAAAAATAAGCAAGCCTGGAAACGTTCTTTGATTCTTCCTGGATGGGGGCAATATACAAATGGAGGCGTTTGGTGGATAAAGGTCCCTGCAATTTATGGGGGGCTATTGACAACGGTGCTTGTCTTTGATTTTAATAACCGCTATTATAAAGAATTGTTGGGGGTATTGCAAGATAAGGCTCTTGGAAGGCCAATCGATCCATATTATCTCAACGTTTCCGAGCAGTCTATCATTCGTGCAAAAGATAATGCGCGGCGAGATCGTGATCTCATGGTGCTTCTTACTTTGGGTGTGTATGGCCTTAATGTTGCCGAAGCCTATATCGACTCGATGCTTAAATATCGTTGGAGTATTGGTGATGATAAGCCTAAAAAGACTGCTTTCTTAATTGGACCGACTCTAATGGATGCCAGTCTCGCGTCGGGAACTTATTCGTTTAAACCCACTGTTGGACTTAAATTGACCATGAAATTCAATTAA